The nucleotide sequence CCGCTGGTCCTTATCAACATGGTCTCGAAGCGTGTCCGCCAGTTGAACAGCGGCCGCTCGCCGTTGATCCCGACTCGCCCGAGCATGGGCGCGGCTGACATCGCGCTGACCGAAATCATCGAGGGCAAGATCAAGCTCGCCGACCCGGTGCAAGCCGAGTCCTGAGCGACACCTTGCCTATCCACGCCTTTGAGGTGGCGTGAAACATCGTGAGTGCGGAAATATCCAGCAATCGCAAGGCGCGCCGGGATTTCAATATCTCGGACACCTACGAGGCGGGCGTCGAGCTGAAGGGCACGGAGGTGAAATCCATCCGTGCCGGGAAGGTCAATATCTCCGACGCCTTTGCCCGCGTGGACAAGGGTCAGCTCTTTCTCTACGGCTGCGACATCCAGCCATGGGAGACCGCGTCCACGTGGTTCCAGCATGAGGCACGCCGTCCGCGGCGGCTGCTCGTCCACAAGCGCGAGATCCTGAAGCTCGACCAGGCCACCTCCATCAAGGGGGCCTCGCTTCCGTGCCTGAAGATGTATTGGAAGAACGGCAAGGTGAAGGTCGAGATCGGCGTCGGCAAGGGCAAGACCCACTCCGACCAGCGCCACGACCTGAAGGCAAAGGTTGAACTCCGCGAGGCTCAACGCGAGGTCGCGCGATTCAACCGCCAGTGATACGATCTCCTGGAGATTTTGTGACTTGTTGGTTCTCGTGAGTGCCATTGGTTGCCAGCAGAGCCCCAACGCACCTTTCGCGCGTGAAAAACCGAGCCGGAAGAGGGGAGCCCGCGCAGCGTCAGCCCGGCGGTGATCGCAGAGCTCAAGTTCGGAGTCGCCGCGGTCACTGAAGCCTTGAATACGCCCAAGGTGCAGGAAGGTCCGCATCAGGATAAGCGACGAGGCGCGCTTCGGACTCCAGATCCAAGTCACGGGGCGGCATTCGTGTAAACTCGGCGTCAAGGAGAGGGGGATTCTTGATCTTCCCCTGGACATCGATATATGCGTGCGAAATGAGAATCGTGCGTTACTGGCCAAAGGTCCTCGCGCTGTGCAGCACCGTGCTGCTCGCCAGTTGCTACGTCTGGTGGAGTCAGACGAAGTCCGAGGAGAGGCGGGCGAAGGATGAGGTCAGAGAACGGGCCACTTTGCCGGGGTCGAAGAGTAGCTTTGTGTCCGACATTGAGGGGGTGACGATTCCGGGAGTTCCCAAGGAAAGCGAAGACTCCCGCACCAATGCGGATTTCATCTCCCCACCTGCCGGGCGGAAGAGTGATCGGGCGATGTTGCCGAGCTCGAAGATCGGCATCCTGCCTCCGCCTCAGGAAGAGGACGATGAGTCTGAAAAGCGTCGACTCCTGCCCGGATCGAAGAGCATCGACAGCTTGTTGGATCGGAAGAGCGTTGATCAGATACTTGATCAGAGGCAGGAGCAGGAAAAGAAAGACGAGCCAT is from Luteolibacter flavescens and encodes:
- a CDS encoding DNA-directed RNA polymerase subunit omega, translating into MKSDLVEKASEIVSDPLVLINMVSKRVRQLNSGRSPLIPTRPSMGAADIALTEIIEGKIKLADPVQAES
- the smpB gene encoding SsrA-binding protein SmpB; protein product: MSAEISSNRKARRDFNISDTYEAGVELKGTEVKSIRAGKVNISDAFARVDKGQLFLYGCDIQPWETASTWFQHEARRPRRLLVHKREILKLDQATSIKGASLPCLKMYWKNGKVKVEIGVGKGKTHSDQRHDLKAKVELREAQREVARFNRQ